The Planctomycetota bacterium genome window below encodes:
- a CDS encoding leucyl/phenylalanyl-tRNA--protein transferase: MHQPSRYFPPVEKADRYGVLAVGGALTPDRLLDAYTHSIFPWPDAHGRIEWCSPPVRAIFEFHEFHISRRLDRTLRRGTFQVTCDRAFRQVMTGCATQADRVGVTWITPALIDAYCELHKLGFAHSVESWQDGELVGGVYGVAVGAMFAAESMFHQVSDASKVALAYLIRHLEACRYELVDIQQWTPNSASLGCRPILRADFIARLQHALLSRPDFEKELRGGVPRREKSC, encoded by the coding sequence ATGCATCAACCGTCGCGCTATTTCCCCCCCGTCGAGAAGGCCGACCGTTACGGCGTGCTGGCCGTCGGGGGAGCGTTGACGCCCGACCGCCTGCTCGACGCCTATACGCACAGCATTTTTCCCTGGCCCGATGCGCACGGCCGGATCGAATGGTGCTCGCCGCCGGTGCGGGCGATTTTCGAGTTTCACGAATTCCACATCTCGCGCCGGCTCGATCGGACGCTGCGCCGCGGAACATTCCAGGTGACCTGCGATCGGGCCTTTCGCCAGGTGATGACCGGCTGTGCCACGCAAGCCGATCGGGTCGGCGTCACCTGGATCACGCCGGCTCTGATCGACGCCTATTGCGAGTTGCACAAGCTAGGCTTCGCCCACAGCGTGGAAAGCTGGCAGGATGGCGAGTTGGTCGGCGGGGTTTATGGCGTGGCCGTTGGCGCGATGTTTGCCGCCGAGTCGATGTTCCATCAAGTCAGCGACGCGTCGAAAGTGGCGCTGGCCTATCTTATCCGCCACCTGGAAGCATGCCGATACGAGCTAGTCGACATCCAACAATGGACGCCCAACAGCGCCAGCCTGGGCTGTCGGCCGATCTTGCGCGCCGACTTCATCGCCCGGCTACAGCACGCGCTGCTCAGCCGCCCCGACTTTGAGAAAGAACTGCGTGGCGGAGTTCCGCGGAGGGAGAAAAGTTGCTAG
- a CDS encoding anaerobic glycerol-3-phosphate dehydrogenase subunit C — MDPERQRIQEDLRGLLKGEAHCDEVFLQMYASDASLYQVKPLAIVRPRSTDDVIALVQYARENHLPIHPRGAGTGLAGESLGPGIVVDFSSHFRRVVRIEPEQVTVQPGVVYERLNELLRPQGRQFGPDPANAGVTTMGSVIALDGSGSHWLKYGSARRHLLGMRVVLANGHTMEVGREPLEDGISHDHDPIKRELINRLGELLAREAEVIARHQPRSLVNRCGYQLSDVYTRHHLDLARILCGSEGTLALTTELTLATQPTPKHRAVALLLFESLESAARAVTEILTFQPAACDLMDRRHLSLARESQPRFDPIIPDTAEAVLLVELQSDNSTELRDRLRRLVDRVRHRKRFAFDTRLATSVEEIDFFWLLARRVTPTLHRLRGVTKAVPFVEDMAVPPESLASFLVEMQNILKRHQVTATLFAHAGHGQLHLRPFLDLGDPAHVKLMAALAADLYQAVFAVRGTISGEHGAGFSRTAYVQRQYGELYRVFREIKQIFDPENILNPGKVIGDDPTLLTRFLRPMAAPQPPAPPTSPVETIEPAVTTPAVLATPAVAPRTFVPLHLNWTPADIGNLSRHCNGCGACRSQAPDSRMCPVFRFAPAEEASPRAKANLMRSLVNGDMPAEAIEKDDFKQVADLCVNCKMCRLECPASIDIPKLMIEAKAAYVANDGLRLGDWVLTRLDWISAIGSMFAPLANWVMSNRQARWLLEKAFGLAQGRKVPRFTSRSFLRRAYRRRLTRPSRRTGRKVLYFVDTYANYHDPQIGEALLAVLEHNGVSVYVPGEQTQSGMAMISIGAIDEARRVARENVVLLAEAVRQGYTIVCSEPSAALCLTQEYPTLLDDDDTRQVAQHTQEACDYLWGLHAQGALKLDFKPLSVAVDYHEPCHLRALGAGTPGESLLRLIPGLVVRKLDRGCSGMAGMFGLKRKNYRNSLRAGWPMISALRASNALAGTTECSACKMQMEQATSKPTIHPLKLLALAYGLLPGGQKLLTTRGQELVVT; from the coding sequence ATGGATCCTGAACGACAACGAATCCAGGAAGACTTGCGCGGGCTGCTGAAAGGCGAGGCCCATTGCGATGAAGTCTTCCTGCAGATGTACGCCAGCGACGCCAGCCTGTACCAGGTCAAGCCGCTGGCCATCGTGCGTCCGCGCTCGACCGACGACGTGATCGCGCTGGTGCAATACGCTCGCGAGAACCACTTGCCCATTCATCCGCGCGGCGCGGGAACCGGGCTGGCGGGCGAGTCGCTGGGACCGGGGATCGTCGTCGATTTTTCCAGTCACTTTCGTCGCGTGGTGCGGATTGAGCCCGAGCAGGTGACCGTCCAGCCGGGCGTTGTCTACGAGCGGTTGAACGAACTGCTCCGGCCCCAGGGGCGGCAGTTTGGGCCCGACCCGGCCAACGCCGGCGTGACGACGATGGGTTCGGTGATCGCGCTCGACGGCTCGGGGAGCCACTGGCTGAAATATGGCTCGGCCCGGCGGCACTTGCTGGGCATGCGCGTCGTGCTGGCCAACGGCCACACGATGGAAGTCGGTCGTGAGCCGCTCGAAGACGGGATCAGCCACGACCATGATCCCATCAAGCGCGAGCTGATCAACCGCCTGGGCGAGTTGCTGGCTCGCGAGGCCGAAGTGATTGCCCGCCATCAGCCGCGCAGCCTGGTGAACCGCTGTGGGTATCAACTGAGCGATGTCTACACGCGGCACCATTTGGACCTGGCGCGCATCTTGTGCGGCTCGGAAGGGACGCTGGCGCTGACGACCGAGCTGACCCTGGCCACGCAGCCGACGCCGAAACATCGCGCCGTGGCGCTGCTGTTGTTCGAGTCGTTGGAAAGCGCCGCCCGGGCCGTGACCGAGATTTTGACGTTTCAGCCGGCGGCGTGCGATCTGATGGATCGGCGGCACTTGAGCCTGGCGCGGGAAAGCCAGCCGCGATTTGACCCGATTATTCCGGACACGGCCGAAGCGGTGCTGCTGGTCGAATTGCAAAGCGACAACTCGACCGAGCTGCGCGACCGGCTGCGACGGCTGGTCGACCGGGTGCGCCACCGAAAGCGGTTCGCTTTCGACACGCGACTGGCCACCAGCGTGGAAGAAATCGACTTCTTCTGGCTACTGGCCCGGCGGGTTACGCCCACGCTGCATCGCTTGCGCGGCGTGACCAAGGCCGTGCCGTTCGTCGAAGACATGGCGGTGCCCCCCGAATCGCTGGCCAGCTTCCTGGTCGAGATGCAGAACATTCTCAAGCGACATCAGGTGACGGCCACGCTGTTTGCCCACGCGGGTCATGGGCAGTTGCACCTGCGACCGTTCTTGGACCTGGGCGATCCGGCTCACGTCAAGCTGATGGCGGCGCTGGCCGCCGACCTGTACCAGGCGGTGTTCGCGGTGCGCGGGACGATTAGCGGCGAACACGGCGCTGGTTTCAGCCGCACTGCTTACGTCCAGCGGCAATACGGCGAACTGTACCGGGTGTTTCGCGAGATCAAACAGATATTCGATCCGGAGAACATCCTGAATCCGGGTAAGGTGATTGGCGACGACCCGACGTTGTTGACGCGGTTCTTGCGTCCGATGGCGGCGCCGCAGCCGCCCGCCCCCCCGACGTCGCCAGTAGAGACAATCGAGCCAGCGGTCACGACGCCAGCAGTGCTCGCCACACCGGCCGTGGCGCCGCGGACGTTTGTGCCGTTGCATTTGAATTGGACGCCTGCCGACATTGGCAATCTGTCACGCCATTGCAACGGTTGCGGGGCGTGTCGCTCGCAAGCGCCCGACTCGCGGATGTGTCCGGTGTTCCGCTTCGCGCCTGCCGAAGAGGCGTCGCCGCGGGCCAAGGCCAACCTGATGCGTTCGCTGGTCAATGGCGACATGCCCGCCGAGGCGATCGAGAAAGATGACTTCAAGCAGGTCGCCGACTTGTGCGTCAATTGCAAGATGTGCCGGCTCGAATGTCCGGCGAGCATCGACATTCCCAAGCTGATGATCGAGGCCAAGGCCGCCTACGTGGCGAACGACGGCCTCAGGCTGGGTGATTGGGTGCTGACGCGGCTCGATTGGATTAGCGCCATTGGTTCAATGTTCGCGCCACTGGCCAACTGGGTCATGTCCAACCGGCAAGCGCGCTGGCTGCTGGAGAAAGCGTTTGGACTGGCCCAGGGCCGCAAAGTACCACGGTTTACTTCGCGCAGCTTCCTGCGCCGCGCGTACCGACGCCGGCTCACACGCCCGTCGCGTCGCACCGGACGCAAAGTGCTCTACTTTGTCGACACCTACGCCAACTACCACGATCCACAGATCGGCGAGGCGCTGCTGGCCGTCCTGGAACACAACGGCGTGTCGGTCTATGTGCCTGGCGAGCAGACGCAGTCAGGCATGGCCATGATCTCGATCGGCGCCATCGACGAAGCGCGGCGCGTGGCGCGCGAGAACGTCGTGTTGCTGGCCGAGGCGGTTCGCCAGGGTTACACCATCGTCTGCAGCGAGCCTTCGGCGGCGTTGTGCCTGACGCAGGAGTATCCGACCCTGCTCGACGACGACGACACGCGGCAAGTGGCCCAGCACACGCAGGAGGCCTGTGACTATCTGTGGGGGCTGCACGCGCAAGGGGCCCTGAAGCTGGACTTCAAGCCGCTGAGCGTGGCGGTCGACTATCACGAGCCGTGCCACTTGCGCGCGCTGGGAGCCGGCACGCCGGGTGAGAGCTTGCTCCGACTGATCCCAGGGCTGGTCGTGCGGAAGCTCGATCGTGGTTGCTCGGGCATGGCCGGTATGTTTGGCTTGAAGCGGAAGAACTACCGCAACAGCCTCCGCGCCGGGTGGCCGATGATTTCGGCGCTGCGGGCGTCGAACGCATTGGCCGGTACCACCGAGTGCAGCGCCTGCAAGATGCAGATGGAACAGGCGACCAGCAAGCCGACGATCCATCCGTTGAAGCTGCTGGCGCTGGCCTATGGGCTGTTGCCCGGTGGGCAGAAGCTGCTCACCACGCGCGGCCAGGAATTGGTCGTCACTTAA
- the folE gene encoding GTP cyclohydrolase I FolE — MSDSNMHGSLAGELDEPAGNSAAAATAIDHARIERAVREILAAVGEDPDREGLRETPARVARMYAELFGGLHDEPRRYLKKFFTEKYDEVVLVKNISFNSMCEHHMLPFIGQAHIGYLPNGRVIGLSKLARVVEAVARRPQVQERMTETIADLLVEELDAKGVAVVIEASHSCMTIRGIRKPGSVCVTSAMRGIFRSHVSSRAEIMNLIYGHTK, encoded by the coding sequence ATGAGCGACTCGAACATGCACGGCAGTCTGGCCGGCGAATTGGACGAACCGGCTGGCAACTCGGCTGCGGCGGCCACCGCCATTGACCATGCCCGCATCGAACGCGCGGTGCGCGAAATCCTGGCCGCGGTCGGCGAGGATCCCGATCGGGAAGGCCTGCGCGAAACGCCGGCCCGCGTGGCCCGGATGTATGCCGAGCTGTTTGGTGGCTTGCACGACGAGCCGCGCCGGTACTTGAAAAAGTTCTTCACCGAGAAGTACGACGAGGTCGTGCTGGTCAAGAATATCAGCTTCAACAGCATGTGCGAGCATCACATGTTGCCGTTCATTGGCCAGGCGCATATCGGTTACCTGCCGAATGGGCGCGTGATCGGTCTGAGCAAATTGGCCCGCGTGGTCGAAGCGGTGGCCCGGCGCCCGCAGGTGCAAGAGCGAATGACCGAGACGATTGCCGACCTGCTGGTCGAGGAACTCGACGCCAAGGGGGTGGCGGTGGTCATCGAGGCCTCACACAGTTGCATGACCATTCGCGGCATTCGCAAGCCCGGGAGCGTCTGCGTCACCTCGGCCATGCGCGGCATCTTCCGCTCGCACGTGTCGAGCCGCGCCGAGATCATGAACCTGATCTACGGTCACACGAAGTAA
- a CDS encoding DUF309 domain-containing protein: MSDTYDPLYLKGIELFNVCDFFESHEAWEELWQADFGPSRKFLQGLIQAAVALHHFGNGNIRGAKKVFYGSMGYLEPYRPRHMGLDLDKFTAQMKQCFAEVVAATETFPNLEIDPELIPEIHLDPPPA, translated from the coding sequence ATGTCTGACACGTACGACCCGCTCTACCTAAAGGGAATCGAGCTGTTTAATGTTTGTGATTTCTTTGAAAGCCATGAAGCCTGGGAAGAACTCTGGCAGGCCGACTTCGGGCCGTCCCGCAAGTTTTTACAGGGGTTGATTCAAGCGGCCGTGGCCTTGCACCATTTTGGCAACGGCAACATCCGCGGGGCCAAGAAGGTTTTTTACGGTTCGATGGGCTACCTCGAGCCGTATCGACCGCGGCACATGGGGCTGGACCTCGACAAGTTCACCGCCCAAATGAAGCAATGTTTTGCCGAAGTCGTGGCGGCGACCGAAACCTTTCCCAACCTGGAAATCGATCCCGAGCTAATCCCGGAAATCCATCTCGACCCGCCGCCGGCGTAA